A region of Granulicella sibirica DNA encodes the following proteins:
- a CDS encoding DUF427 domain-containing protein yields MAKAVWNGQTIAESETFEMVEGNVYFPEESVKREFLRASSTTSSCPWKGQARYYTLIVDGQDNPDAAWYYPDPKPSARNVKHHVAFWRGVEVTK; encoded by the coding sequence ATGGCGAAGGCAGTGTGGAATGGGCAGACGATCGCCGAGAGTGAAACATTTGAGATGGTCGAAGGAAACGTCTATTTTCCTGAAGAATCAGTGAAGCGTGAGTTCCTGAGGGCGAGTTCCACCACGTCGAGCTGCCCCTGGAAGGGCCAGGCCCGCTACTACACCCTTATCGTCGACGGTCAGGACAATCCGGACGCAGCTTGGTACTACCCCGACCCCAAGCCCTCGGCCCGCAACGTGAAACATCACGTTGCCTTCTGGCGCGGCGTAGAGGTTACAAAATAG
- a CDS encoding sensor histidine kinase, with protein MATTTPQLDMQDPTTNEPVRRPNCPAMPTSVCEIVTALRNVGPLEGLSDEEYAWLATHGTERFGEAGTVLFLENEPAKTLHIMLKGEVQVRRRHSGPIALFIGRAGQLTGKLPFSRMKTYGGDGSSVGDLWAIDIPEEMFAEMLAAIPSMAQRCVSVLLDRVREVTRIEQQAEKLSALGKLAANLAHELNNPASAAQRSAATLVGQLRQYGEQTFRLGALNLPSDQIAGIRHWVSETRTQLDAEALQRRGAKDNLAQTDREEAFQAWLASHQVANPWDLAPTLAESNITIPQLEALFALSTPEVFPIGIAAFTSSLRAERMSETVLDSTVRIFDLISAIKDYSYMDQAPMQEVDIAQSLENTLAMFNSRLRGIAVEIDFDPTLTPIRAYGSELNQVWTALIENALDAIDTTAVNSPDAPRGTLRLTTKLSGEFALVEIWDSGPGIPPELKSRIFEPFFTTKAPGLGLGLGLDTVQRIVSKHSGFISVETKAEATCFQVRLPLEQAEAY; from the coding sequence ATGGCCACGACGACTCCCCAACTCGATATGCAGGATCCTACGACGAACGAACCAGTTCGTCGGCCGAACTGTCCTGCGATGCCGACCTCGGTGTGCGAGATCGTGACAGCGCTGCGGAATGTTGGGCCTTTGGAAGGGCTTTCGGACGAGGAATACGCCTGGCTCGCGACGCACGGGACGGAGCGCTTCGGCGAGGCTGGAACAGTGCTTTTCCTCGAGAATGAGCCTGCGAAGACTTTGCACATCATGCTCAAGGGCGAAGTGCAGGTTCGGAGACGTCATTCAGGACCGATTGCGCTGTTCATCGGACGTGCTGGACAGTTGACTGGAAAGCTTCCGTTCTCGCGGATGAAGACTTATGGCGGAGACGGATCTTCGGTTGGAGACCTCTGGGCGATCGACATTCCGGAGGAGATGTTTGCCGAGATGCTGGCGGCAATTCCGTCGATGGCGCAGCGATGCGTTTCGGTGCTTCTGGATCGCGTTCGTGAGGTCACTAGGATTGAGCAGCAGGCAGAAAAGCTTTCCGCGCTTGGGAAGCTTGCGGCGAATCTCGCACATGAGCTGAATAATCCGGCTTCGGCAGCGCAGCGTTCCGCAGCGACGCTGGTTGGGCAGTTGCGCCAATATGGCGAACAGACGTTTCGGCTTGGGGCACTAAATCTTCCGAGCGATCAGATCGCGGGAATCAGGCACTGGGTTTCGGAGACGCGGACGCAGTTGGATGCGGAAGCGTTGCAGCGACGCGGCGCGAAGGACAACCTAGCGCAGACGGACCGTGAAGAGGCGTTTCAGGCCTGGCTTGCTTCTCACCAAGTCGCAAATCCGTGGGATCTGGCGCCTACGCTTGCGGAGAGCAATATTACGATTCCGCAGCTCGAGGCGTTGTTCGCGCTTTCAACACCTGAGGTGTTTCCGATCGGCATCGCGGCGTTTACGAGCTCTCTGCGGGCGGAGCGGATGTCCGAGACAGTGCTCGATTCGACGGTTCGGATCTTCGATCTGATCTCGGCGATCAAGGACTACTCGTACATGGACCAGGCTCCGATGCAGGAGGTCGATATTGCACAGAGCCTTGAGAATACGCTCGCGATGTTCAACTCGCGGCTGCGTGGCATCGCGGTCGAGATCGATTTCGATCCCACGCTCACGCCGATTCGGGCTTACGGATCGGAGTTGAACCAGGTCTGGACGGCTCTGATCGAGAATGCTCTCGATGCGATCGATACGACAGCGGTGAATTCGCCGGATGCTCCGCGCGGAACACTGCGTCTGACGACCAAGCTTTCTGGTGAGTTCGCGTTGGTGGAGATTTGGGACTCCGGTCCTGGAATTCCTCCTGAGTTGAAGTCACGGATTTTCGAGCCTTTCTTCACGACCAAAGCTCCCGGGCTTGGGCTCGGGCTTGGGTTGGATACGGTGCAGCGGATCGTCAGTAAGCATTCGGGCTTTATCAGCGTCGAGACGAAGGCCGAGGCGACCTGCTTCCAGGTTCGGCTGCCGCTCGAGCAGGCTGAAGCTTATTAA
- a CDS encoding DUF4174 domain-containing protein has protein sequence MMTPAIAPRPLVLAQARHQLRPLLVFAPGADDPRLRAQCALLTDAPLAVRDVVVALLPQHGETEPCSGFDPSRSAAMPPAEATDARKRFHIGPDAFTVILIGKDGGEKLRSSDPIPAQKLLDTIDAMPMRQQEARRYGAEQKVR, from the coding sequence ATGATGACTCCTGCTATTGCTCCGCGTCCTCTCGTTCTCGCCCAGGCGAGGCATCAGTTGAGGCCTCTGCTTGTCTTCGCGCCGGGTGCGGATGATCCTCGGCTTCGAGCGCAGTGCGCGCTGTTGACGGATGCTCCGTTGGCAGTGCGAGACGTTGTCGTGGCGCTTCTCCCGCAGCATGGCGAAACGGAGCCTTGCTCGGGGTTCGATCCGAGCCGTTCGGCTGCGATGCCGCCTGCCGAGGCAACGGATGCCCGGAAGCGGTTCCATATCGGGCCAGATGCGTTTACCGTGATCCTGATCGGTAAGGATGGCGGCGAGAAGCTTCGATCGTCAGATCCGATTCCTGCCCAGAAGCTGCTGGATACGATCGACGCGATGCCGATGCGGCAGCAAGAAGCGCGACGTTACGGAGCGGAACAAAAGGTACGATGA
- a CDS encoding LysR family transcriptional regulator gives MDLFVLETFLAVAEERSFSRAAARLHRTQPAVSQAIAKLESELGEVLFERSSRDGTLTDAGAVLREYAAKLLNLRGDAETALTELRELHRGKLSLAANEYTCLYLLPVLDEYRRQNPRIKLAVRRELASRIPDDVLSHAVEIGVVSFRPDDSQIRSVVVYRDELQFVVSPSHALAGRDEVSIRELGSQNFIAHNVASPQRQKVIQAFKRHKTPLQMGVELPTIEAIKRFVEMGNGVALVPGLTVKSELESGALVRVRVQELQFERKLRLAYRKQASLSHAARSFLEVVEAYAERRGDPFCFVAERGVGGV, from the coding sequence GTGGATCTGTTTGTGTTGGAGACTTTCTTGGCTGTCGCGGAGGAGCGTAGCTTCTCGCGAGCGGCTGCACGGCTGCATCGTACGCAACCGGCCGTGAGCCAGGCGATTGCCAAGCTCGAAAGCGAGCTGGGCGAGGTGCTGTTCGAGCGCTCGTCGCGCGATGGAACGCTTACGGACGCCGGGGCGGTACTGCGAGAGTATGCGGCCAAGTTACTAAACCTGCGGGGTGATGCCGAGACGGCGCTCACCGAACTGCGCGAGCTCCATCGGGGAAAACTCTCGCTCGCGGCGAATGAGTACACGTGCTTGTATTTGCTTCCCGTGCTCGATGAATACCGGCGGCAGAATCCTCGGATCAAGCTCGCAGTTCGGAGGGAACTGGCTAGTCGTATTCCAGATGACGTGCTTTCGCATGCGGTCGAGATTGGGGTCGTCTCGTTCCGACCGGACGATTCACAGATTCGCTCCGTCGTGGTGTATCGGGATGAGCTTCAGTTCGTGGTGAGCCCGTCGCATGCGCTTGCGGGGCGCGATGAGGTTTCGATCCGGGAGCTTGGGAGCCAGAACTTTATTGCGCATAACGTAGCTTCGCCGCAGCGACAGAAGGTCATTCAAGCTTTCAAACGGCATAAGACACCACTCCAGATGGGGGTTGAACTACCGACGATCGAGGCGATCAAACGGTTCGTCGAGATGGGCAACGGCGTGGCGCTTGTTCCGGGATTGACAGTGAAGTCGGAGTTGGAGAGCGGGGCGCTGGTCAGAGTTCGCGTGCAGGAGCTTCAGTTCGAGCGGAAGCTTCGACTGGCTTACCGAAAACAGGCGAGTCTTTCTCATGCTGCGCGATCTTTCCTCGAAGTGGTCGAGGCTTACGCGGAGCGGCGGGGTGACCCATTCTGCTTTGTTGCGGAGCGTGGAGTCGGAGGGGTTTGA
- a CDS encoding 2-isopropylmalate synthase — translation MPVENQQEQIVFFDTTLRDGEQSPGCTMHSAEKLRLAHQLAALGVDILEAGFAIASSGDAESIRTIAHEVRGPRITSLARCRREDIEAAAYSIEPAASNRIHVFLASSDLHLEAKLRITREQALEQVGESVRLAHTYTGDVEFSAEDATRSDLEFLARMVTVAIQAGATTINLPDTVGYTTPAEYTALFRTMRATVPGIENVILSTHCHDDLGMAVANSIAGIEGGARQVECTINGIGERAGNAALEEIAAALMVRHDKLPYRNNIVMNQLYPTSQMLGQTISFGASPNKAIVGANAFAHESGIHQHGMLANPLTYEIMTPASVGVANTNLVLGKHSGRRALADRLATLGHTLSRTQLDDVYSRFTALADRKKSIYDQDLLGLLREEPVASSVNVA, via the coding sequence ATGCCAGTAGAGAATCAGCAGGAACAGATCGTCTTTTTCGATACCACGCTGCGGGATGGCGAGCAGTCGCCGGGCTGCACCATGCATTCGGCGGAGAAGCTGCGACTTGCGCATCAACTGGCGGCGCTCGGTGTCGACATTCTTGAAGCAGGCTTCGCCATTGCCTCCAGCGGCGACGCTGAATCGATCCGCACAATCGCACACGAGGTACGTGGGCCCCGCATCACCTCGCTCGCCCGCTGCAGACGCGAGGACATCGAAGCGGCAGCCTACTCCATCGAACCCGCTGCATCGAACCGCATCCACGTCTTCCTCGCCTCGTCCGACCTCCATCTCGAAGCCAAGCTCCGGATCACACGCGAGCAGGCACTCGAGCAGGTCGGCGAATCAGTTCGCCTCGCCCACACTTACACCGGCGACGTCGAGTTCTCCGCCGAAGACGCCACCCGTTCCGACCTTGAGTTCCTCGCCAGGATGGTCACCGTCGCCATCCAGGCCGGCGCCACGACCATCAACCTTCCGGACACCGTTGGCTACACCACACCCGCCGAGTACACCGCGCTCTTCCGCACCATGCGCGCCACTGTACCGGGCATCGAGAATGTCATTCTCTCTACGCACTGCCACGACGATCTCGGCATGGCTGTCGCCAACTCGATCGCCGGCATCGAAGGCGGAGCCCGCCAGGTTGAGTGCACCATTAATGGAATCGGCGAGCGCGCGGGCAACGCAGCCCTAGAAGAGATCGCCGCCGCCCTGATGGTTCGGCACGACAAGCTCCCCTACCGCAACAACATCGTGATGAACCAGCTTTACCCGACCAGCCAGATGCTCGGTCAGACCATCAGTTTCGGTGCCTCGCCCAACAAGGCCATTGTCGGTGCGAACGCCTTCGCCCACGAGTCAGGCATTCATCAGCACGGAATGCTGGCTAACCCCCTTACCTACGAGATCATGACCCCTGCATCTGTTGGCGTGGCGAACACCAACCTCGTCCTCGGCAAACACAGTGGCCGCCGTGCTCTCGCCGACCGTCTCGCAACCCTCGGACACACCCTTTCCCGCACCCAACTCGACGACGTGTACAGCCGCTTTACTGCCCTCGCAGACCGAAAGAAGTCGATCTACGATCAGGATCTCCTTGGCCTCCTTCGCGAAGAGCCGGTAGCTTCTTCCGTCAACGTCGCCTGA
- the leuB gene encoding 3-isopropylmalate dehydrogenase — translation MKLNIAVLAGDGIGPEVTREATTILRAVAEFGGHDFVFTPALIGGVAITGTGGPLPQATLDIALASDAVVLGAVGDNKFNALSPDKRPEAGLLQIRQALGGFANLRPSVAYSALAGNSPLRPEVTAGADILFVRELLGGLYFGAPRWWNRDENEAINTMRYTKNEIVRVARIAFELATRRKKKVTSVDKANVLEVSQLWRATVTEIAAEYPEVTLEHQLVDSMAMHLMNTPRSFDVVLTENLFGDILSDESGVITGSLGMLPSATIGGTVNLYEPVHGSAPDIAGTGKANPLGAILTAAMVLRHSAGLEADAAAIEAAVAQVLATGARTADIARGGDANQQLVSTQEMGKLVHQALAQSLDRTQSMHAV, via the coding sequence ATGAAGCTCAATATTGCTGTTCTCGCCGGAGATGGAATCGGCCCCGAAGTAACCCGTGAAGCCACCACTATCCTCCGCGCGGTTGCCGAATTTGGCGGACACGACTTTGTCTTCACTCCCGCGCTCATCGGCGGCGTAGCCATTACCGGAACCGGTGGCCCGCTCCCGCAAGCCACCCTTGACATAGCCCTGGCCTCCGACGCTGTCGTCCTCGGCGCGGTCGGCGATAACAAGTTCAACGCGCTCTCGCCCGACAAGCGCCCCGAGGCTGGCCTCCTGCAGATTCGCCAGGCCCTCGGCGGTTTTGCGAACCTTCGTCCCTCGGTTGCCTATTCCGCGCTCGCGGGAAATTCGCCTCTCCGCCCCGAAGTGACCGCCGGAGCTGACATCCTCTTCGTTCGCGAGCTTCTCGGTGGCCTCTATTTTGGCGCACCGCGCTGGTGGAATCGCGATGAGAACGAAGCCATCAACACCATGCGTTACACGAAGAATGAAATCGTCCGCGTAGCACGCATCGCTTTCGAATTAGCCACCCGCCGCAAGAAGAAGGTCACGAGCGTCGACAAGGCCAACGTCCTTGAGGTCTCGCAACTCTGGCGCGCCACCGTCACCGAAATCGCGGCCGAATATCCCGAAGTCACCCTTGAGCACCAGCTCGTCGACTCCATGGCGATGCACCTCATGAACACGCCTCGCAGCTTCGACGTCGTGCTCACCGAGAACCTCTTCGGCGACATCCTCTCTGACGAATCCGGCGTCATTACCGGCTCGCTCGGCATGCTTCCCTCTGCGACCATCGGTGGAACCGTCAACCTCTACGAGCCTGTCCATGGCTCGGCCCCCGACATCGCCGGAACCGGCAAGGCCAACCCACTCGGCGCTATCCTCACTGCGGCCATGGTCCTTCGCCACTCGGCCGGCCTCGAAGCCGATGCGGCAGCCATCGAAGCCGCCGTTGCGCAGGTCCTCGCCACCGGAGCCCGCACGGCCGACATCGCACGCGGCGGCGACGCCAACCAGCAACTCGTCTCCACGCAGGAGATGGGCAAGCTCGTCCACCAGGCACTCGCGCAGTCGCTCGATCGTACGCAGTCCATGCACGCTGTTTAG